In a single window of the Aminomonas paucivorans DSM 12260 genome:
- the cas4 gene encoding CRISPR-associated protein Cas4 codes for MTTLVSYSEPPRIGGTLVWYAAICSRQVWLMARGVEPDRRDELLRLGRLNDRETYVRDRHDIVFGDNRFDILREEGGALVVAEVKKSSRSLDAARLQLGHYLYELEKQGQHAKGLLLFPKERRREEVLLDDPLRRRLDELYTAIAAIAEVQDPPPRKRCSYCRSCAYAEWCWS; via the coding sequence ATGACCACCCTTGTGAGCTATTCCGAACCCCCTCGCATCGGCGGCACCCTGGTCTGGTATGCCGCCATCTGTTCTCGCCAAGTGTGGCTCATGGCCCGGGGAGTGGAGCCGGACCGACGGGACGAACTGCTCCGCTTGGGGCGCCTGAACGACCGAGAGACCTACGTCCGAGACCGCCACGACATCGTTTTCGGGGATAACCGCTTCGACATCCTCCGGGAGGAGGGCGGCGCCCTGGTGGTGGCGGAGGTGAAGAAAAGCTCCCGCAGTCTCGACGCAGCCCGGCTCCAACTGGGCCATTACCTTTATGAACTGGAAAAACAGGGGCAACACGCCAAGGGACTGCTGCTCTTTCCGAAGGAACGGCGCCGAGAGGAGGTGCTCCTGGACGACCCCCTTCGTCGGCGGTTGGACGAACTCTACACGGCCATCGCCGCCATCGCGGAGGTCCAAGATCCCCCGCCGCGAAAGCGATGTTCCTATTGTCGATCCTGCGCCTATGCCGAATGGTGCTGGAGCTGA
- the cas3 gene encoding CRISPR-associated helicase Cas3' yields MLLSLLVTADRMDALGVRSLESLPLAPTTIPLPEPRRELDQWRRETHRDCLEQATQTFKGPGIYSLSLPTGAGKTRIGLDIALAYAQRIGAANLVYALPFIAIVEQNAAVARGLYGPEAVQEDHSLLETKRPRQDRKVDSEDEGSPLRRMLSSFRYWNAPVTVTTFAHLWEALFDRRANGAMDFHRLAHAVVILDEVQSIPPQLWGDFGKVMELLVEKQHTTFLLLTATQPRIVPGAVELAPKHRHTLPALRHRYRVFGGKRSIEDLPHLLEGFLDDPASSGLVVCNTKKSALAAYDLIRSLEEHRAPAEKDGKPQKRKVLFLSRWMTPAHRALTLRILRRMERAGTPRLLVATQVVEAGVDLDFHWVFRDLGPLDSIVQVAGRCNRHARPDFVGTVLIAELENDRGKSFSSFVYSPILLGHSRHFLGGNQTTLSDQRFDEPEMPERVQHYFDGVAENIKQGDLWSGIQEGTWDCLPDLYEERRQEDLVTVYVERNGRPRQDLTELETLDKGLETLDRRRYLARRLRQWAIQVSREELRRWETALGSNFWGETPTLLETLSEDAVLLPRSECRTWATWEEERAHPYGRAGFRVAETRRDEDWPDL; encoded by the coding sequence ATGCTCCTCTCCCTGTTGGTGACCGCGGACCGGATGGACGCCCTGGGGGTACGCTCCCTGGAATCCCTTCCCCTGGCTCCCACCACAATCCCTCTCCCCGAACCGCGGCGGGAACTGGACCAGTGGCGGCGGGAGACCCACCGGGACTGCCTCGAACAGGCCACCCAAACCTTCAAGGGGCCTGGAATCTACTCCCTCTCCCTGCCCACCGGTGCCGGCAAGACCCGCATCGGCCTGGACATCGCCCTCGCCTATGCTCAGCGGATCGGGGCAGCCAACCTGGTTTACGCCCTTCCCTTCATCGCCATCGTGGAGCAGAACGCCGCCGTGGCCCGGGGGCTTTACGGACCCGAGGCGGTGCAGGAGGACCACAGCCTTCTGGAAACCAAGAGACCCCGTCAAGACAGGAAGGTCGATTCGGAGGACGAAGGGAGTCCCCTGCGCCGGATGCTCTCCAGTTTCCGCTATTGGAACGCTCCGGTGACGGTGACCACCTTCGCCCACCTCTGGGAGGCCCTCTTCGACCGCCGCGCCAACGGAGCCATGGACTTCCATCGTCTGGCACACGCCGTGGTAATCCTGGACGAGGTGCAGAGCATTCCTCCCCAACTCTGGGGAGATTTCGGCAAGGTCATGGAGCTTCTGGTGGAAAAACAGCACACCACCTTCCTCCTCCTCACCGCCACCCAGCCCCGCATCGTTCCGGGGGCGGTGGAACTGGCGCCGAAGCACCGACACACCCTCCCGGCCCTGCGACACCGTTACCGCGTCTTCGGAGGGAAACGCTCCATCGAGGACTTGCCCCACCTGTTGGAGGGTTTTCTGGACGATCCCGCCTCCTCAGGGCTTGTGGTGTGCAACACCAAGAAAAGCGCCTTGGCGGCCTACGACTTGATCCGATCCTTGGAGGAACACCGGGCTCCCGCAGAAAAGGACGGAAAACCCCAGAAGCGCAAAGTCTTATTCCTGTCCCGTTGGATGACCCCGGCACACCGAGCCCTCACGCTGCGCATCCTGCGACGGATGGAACGGGCGGGTACCCCTCGTCTCCTGGTGGCCACCCAGGTAGTGGAAGCGGGGGTGGACCTGGACTTCCACTGGGTCTTTCGGGATCTGGGACCGTTGGATTCCATCGTTCAGGTGGCGGGACGATGCAACCGCCACGCTCGTCCCGATTTCGTCGGAACCGTTCTGATCGCGGAACTGGAGAACGACAGAGGAAAATCCTTCTCCTCCTTCGTCTACTCCCCCATCCTGCTGGGGCACAGCCGACATTTTCTGGGGGGAAATCAGACGACCCTGTCGGATCAGCGGTTCGACGAACCGGAAATGCCGGAACGGGTGCAACACTACTTCGACGGGGTTGCGGAAAACATCAAGCAAGGCGACTTGTGGTCCGGCATCCAGGAGGGAACGTGGGACTGCCTGCCGGACCTTTACGAAGAGCGCCGGCAGGAGGACCTGGTGACGGTCTACGTGGAGAGAAACGGTCGCCCCCGACAGGATCTGACAGAGCTGGAGACCCTGGACAAAGGTCTGGAGACCCTGGACCGAAGACGCTACCTGGCAAGGCGCCTCCGCCAATGGGCCATCCAGGTATCCCGGGAGGAGCTTCGTCGCTGGGAAACCGCGCTGGGCAGCAATTTCTGGGGCGAGACACCGACACTCCTGGAGACCCTATCGGAAGACGCGGTGCTTCTGCCGCGCTCGGAGTGCCGCACCTGGGCGACCTGGGAAGAGGAACGCGCCCATCCCTATGGCCGCGCCGGGTTCCGGGTGGCCGAAACCCGGCGCGACGAGGATTGGCCTGACCTATGA
- the cas5b gene encoding type I-B CRISPR-associated protein Cas5b yields the protein MAAVFEVRGGLALFRKGYTTTSSVSFPLPPPTALGGLVAAILGIDSGASARGEQALYWDHLAGNRVALRILEPLRYFRGSLNFWNVKDPQKNTHVQVKHQFLKNVGYRIYLEGPLEEPLEEILSRGGFRYTPYLGVAYALGDLRWIGRWPKEDLPTGPVQVSSVVPEAEDLVFDVLASGGAFREILPYRMTRERGLADSLSVYFSPHPDQALVLKERGKADVARCGSDIVAFFPPW from the coding sequence ATGGCCGCCGTCTTCGAGGTGCGGGGCGGGCTTGCCCTGTTCCGCAAAGGGTACACCACCACCTCCTCCGTCTCCTTTCCCCTGCCTCCCCCCACGGCTCTGGGGGGGCTCGTCGCCGCGATCCTGGGGATCGACTCGGGCGCTTCCGCCCGGGGAGAGCAGGCGCTCTATTGGGACCACCTCGCGGGAAACCGGGTGGCCCTGCGGATTCTGGAACCCCTTCGGTATTTCCGGGGGTCCCTCAACTTCTGGAACGTCAAGGACCCCCAGAAGAACACCCACGTCCAGGTGAAGCACCAGTTCCTCAAAAACGTGGGCTACCGCATTTACCTCGAGGGCCCTTTGGAGGAACCGCTGGAGGAGATCCTCTCCCGAGGGGGATTCCGCTACACCCCCTACCTGGGAGTGGCCTACGCCCTGGGGGACCTGCGCTGGATCGGGCGATGGCCCAAGGAGGATCTACCCACCGGTCCCGTGCAGGTGTCCTCGGTGGTGCCGGAGGCGGAAGATCTGGTCTTCGACGTGCTCGCCTCGGGGGGTGCCTTTCGGGAGATCCTGCCCTACCGGATGACCCGGGAACGGGGTCTTGCGGACAGTCTGTCCGTATACTTCTCCCCCCATCCCGACCAAGCTTTGGTACTGAAGGAAAGGGGCAAAGCCGATGTGGCCCGATGCGGATCTGACATCGTGGCTTTCTTCCCTCCCTGGTGA
- the cas7b gene encoding type I-B CRISPR-associated protein Cas7/Csh2: MAFTGRRELYFAYTVKDANPNGDPLNANHPRYDEDTEQILVSDVRVKRTVRDQWIREGKIVFVDGEKNTLKERVEALRMTFNSPQGKDLLEQCIDTRLFGVTFALGKEAFSWTGPVQFKWGRSLHRAKVEMAQGTAAFATKEESAQRSFRNEYRVPFCLLGVYGIANQYPSRETGATEEDLNALTEGLWKGTANLITRSKMEHRPRLLLEIRYRDGFDGAIGSLDEKVRLVHRQGGLLSEDEQRNLRSLDGLALDMGEIGKRLESLNSQVASVKVLRDDAIALTGWDGTDTLKERYTEETR; the protein is encoded by the coding sequence ATGGCGTTTACGGGACGCAGGGAGCTTTATTTCGCCTACACTGTGAAGGACGCAAACCCCAACGGAGATCCCCTCAACGCGAACCACCCCCGCTACGACGAAGACACGGAGCAGATCCTGGTCTCCGATGTGCGGGTCAAGCGTACCGTGCGGGATCAGTGGATTCGGGAGGGGAAAATCGTCTTCGTGGACGGGGAGAAGAACACCCTCAAGGAACGAGTGGAGGCCCTTCGAATGACCTTCAACTCCCCACAGGGCAAGGACCTTCTGGAACAGTGCATCGACACGCGCCTCTTCGGCGTGACCTTCGCTTTGGGCAAAGAGGCCTTCTCCTGGACCGGACCGGTACAGTTCAAGTGGGGCCGGTCTCTTCACCGGGCCAAGGTGGAGATGGCACAGGGGACGGCAGCCTTCGCCACCAAAGAGGAAAGCGCACAGCGTTCCTTCCGCAACGAGTACCGGGTTCCCTTCTGCCTGCTGGGGGTCTACGGCATCGCCAACCAGTACCCCTCCCGGGAAACCGGCGCCACCGAGGAAGACCTGAACGCCCTGACGGAAGGACTCTGGAAGGGCACCGCCAATCTCATCACCCGCAGCAAGATGGAACACCGCCCCCGGTTGCTCCTGGAGATCCGCTACCGCGATGGCTTCGACGGGGCCATCGGTTCCCTGGATGAAAAAGTCCGGCTGGTGCACCGTCAAGGAGGCCTCCTCTCCGAGGACGAACAGCGGAACCTGCGCTCCCTGGACGGACTTGCCCTGGACATGGGGGAAATCGGGAAACGCCTGGAATCCCTCAACTCCCAGGTGGCCTCGGTGAAGGTTCTGCGGGATGATGCCATCGCCCTGACCGGCTGGGATGGGACGGACACCTTGAAGGAACGTTATACCGAAGAAACGAGGTGA
- a CDS encoding TM1802 family CRISPR-associated protein, with protein MGMLNALLDIGKALGGDELECATKMPMAEGTEIQIWLDVEDPAARPLNVLGVHRVTLADVDPRNKSRYLYRDTEGSNFSYCYSSVVRMQKKELNFDEAYLKKLETKVLKEFETPLTTPTESSASEGTFQVFQSGSIPRILTGLRQHRDELALLGKDALDAAKRDKKTASFLLVFGIRSGERFLYPGDTPVNALFSDYFWAKLGVVLSKGKEARCSLCGQEEKHAVNLNQVFAFATFDKESFLPGIRNMPGTPEKVFPLCRECLRWLSRGKDHGDTLFREDRMAYPLHLTVIPELFGSGPSMGRRPLERKTKDFLNTGLTNAPGLFEALLDQDDVLVYHFLFWEQIQAQERIHLMAEDVPPLRLTQLLHAWRRSCRMFPETQRPSATMSPEEKQSLSAGMRFVFGVLGSFAGKSKQDQTAMRDLALAVTGKLLQDEPVDLGLIKGIVCARLPGLLKDPNKPMKDKIPPVRRAERLVDFLARVNQEHFGQRGNHGEEEIDVQDETMRPEETADVLKTTPRKHVREAMEEMLKGFADPYLQEPFGQGVFLAGVVLGVFAREQVGKGGDLGSAPLFKQLNFGRLRRRDLQGQLGRLPGLVHQYRVPHAGAIQSLAGEVTRLLLEGTPKELGEEGNFAFAAGFLSATGYFWRCFGKTAPQEETADAMSPGEETPTNTEGEEENGENA; from the coding sequence ATGGGAATGCTGAATGCGCTTCTGGACATCGGAAAGGCCCTGGGCGGAGACGAACTAGAGTGCGCCACCAAGATGCCCATGGCTGAGGGCACGGAAATCCAGATTTGGCTGGACGTGGAGGACCCCGCCGCACGCCCCCTGAACGTTCTGGGGGTCCACAGGGTGACGTTGGCGGATGTGGATCCCCGCAACAAATCCCGTTATCTATATCGAGACACGGAGGGGTCGAACTTCTCCTACTGCTACTCCTCGGTGGTGCGGATGCAGAAGAAAGAGCTGAACTTCGACGAAGCCTATCTGAAGAAACTGGAAACGAAGGTTCTCAAGGAATTCGAGACACCCCTTACCACCCCTACCGAATCTTCAGCTTCGGAAGGAACGTTTCAGGTTTTTCAGTCGGGAAGCATCCCGCGCATCCTGACAGGACTCCGGCAACACCGGGACGAGCTGGCCCTGTTGGGCAAGGATGCCTTGGATGCGGCCAAACGGGACAAGAAGACCGCTTCCTTCCTCCTGGTCTTCGGTATCCGATCGGGAGAGCGATTCCTTTACCCGGGCGATACTCCCGTAAACGCGCTCTTCTCCGATTATTTCTGGGCCAAGCTGGGGGTGGTTCTCTCCAAGGGCAAAGAAGCGCGGTGTTCCCTTTGCGGCCAAGAGGAGAAACACGCGGTCAACCTGAACCAGGTCTTCGCCTTCGCCACCTTCGACAAGGAAAGTTTTCTGCCGGGAATCCGCAACATGCCGGGAACCCCGGAGAAGGTCTTTCCTCTGTGCCGAGAATGCCTCCGCTGGTTGAGCCGGGGCAAAGATCACGGGGATACCCTTTTCCGGGAGGACCGCATGGCCTATCCCTTGCATCTCACCGTAATCCCGGAACTCTTCGGTAGCGGCCCCTCCATGGGACGTCGTCCCCTTGAGCGCAAAACGAAGGACTTTCTCAATACCGGCCTGACCAACGCTCCGGGGCTTTTCGAGGCCCTTCTGGATCAGGATGATGTTTTGGTGTACCACTTCCTTTTCTGGGAACAGATCCAGGCACAGGAACGCATCCACCTGATGGCGGAAGACGTCCCCCCCCTGCGCCTGACCCAACTGCTCCATGCCTGGAGACGATCCTGCCGCATGTTCCCAGAAACGCAACGCCCCAGCGCAACGATGTCCCCCGAAGAGAAACAAAGTCTTTCCGCAGGCATGCGCTTCGTCTTCGGCGTTCTGGGTTCTTTCGCGGGAAAGAGCAAGCAGGATCAGACGGCGATGCGGGATCTGGCCCTGGCGGTGACGGGCAAGCTCCTCCAGGACGAGCCAGTGGACCTGGGGCTGATCAAAGGGATCGTCTGCGCCCGTCTCCCGGGGCTGCTGAAGGACCCCAACAAACCGATGAAGGATAAAATTCCTCCCGTCCGCAGGGCAGAGCGGTTGGTGGATTTTCTTGCCCGGGTGAACCAGGAGCACTTCGGACAACGCGGCAACCATGGAGAGGAGGAAATCGACGTGCAGGACGAAACGATGCGCCCCGAGGAGACGGCAGATGTTCTGAAGACGACACCCCGTAAACACGTAAGAGAAGCAATGGAGGAGATGCTGAAGGGTTTCGCCGATCCCTACCTGCAGGAACCCTTCGGACAGGGGGTGTTTCTCGCTGGAGTGGTTCTGGGGGTCTTCGCCCGCGAACAGGTGGGCAAAGGCGGAGATCTGGGATCGGCACCCCTCTTCAAACAACTCAACTTCGGCCGACTTCGCCGAAGGGATCTTCAAGGACAATTGGGACGGTTACCCGGCCTGGTTCACCAGTACCGAGTACCCCATGCGGGAGCCATCCAATCCCTGGCGGGAGAGGTAACCCGTCTCCTCCTGGAGGGAACCCCCAAGGAGCTGGGGGAAGAAGGGAACTTCGCCTTCGCCGCCGGCTTCCTCTCGGCAACGGGTTACTTTTGGCGATGCTTCGGCAAAACGGCACCTCAGGAAGAAACAGCCGATGCAATGTCTCCGGGAGAGGAAACCCCTACGAATACGGAAGGGGAGGAAGAAAACGGGGAGAACGCTTAA
- a CDS encoding CRISPR-associated endoribonuclease Cas6 has protein sequence MRLSIHLIPRSGLEVRLPRAYHHFLQSAVYGLLSEELADFLHGPGFLYEKRSFRLFVFSTLRSPRPPRSMGKDILLFDPPLSFILSSPVLDILEDCAQGLLAGRSLRLGNNDLVCSGVEVAAPKTTGTRLRLHTCSPITCYSTLKKQDGQPYAVYYEPQETTFAEQITANLRKKHAALRGASFPLTLPLSGEEETPSPQTPFPLDVSVPLRFRPAGKVHRVTGRFSPRDTFLIKGWEGTFLLEGPTELLQLALDAGLGAKNSSGWGCVELAEEVNA, from the coding sequence ATGCGACTGAGCATCCATCTCATCCCCCGAAGCGGTCTCGAAGTCCGCCTCCCCAGGGCTTACCATCATTTCCTCCAATCCGCCGTGTACGGGTTGCTTTCCGAGGAGCTCGCGGATTTCCTGCATGGCCCGGGGTTCCTCTACGAGAAGCGGTCCTTTCGACTCTTCGTCTTTTCCACCCTCCGCAGCCCCCGACCTCCCCGCAGCATGGGGAAGGACATCCTGCTCTTCGATCCTCCCCTTTCTTTCATCCTGTCCTCTCCCGTCCTGGACATCCTGGAAGACTGTGCCCAGGGGCTTCTTGCAGGCAGATCCCTCCGCCTGGGAAACAATGATCTGGTCTGCTCTGGGGTGGAGGTGGCGGCCCCCAAGACGACGGGAACCCGCCTTCGCCTGCACACCTGCTCCCCCATTACTTGTTATTCAACATTAAAAAAACAAGACGGGCAACCCTACGCGGTGTACTACGAACCCCAAGAAACCACCTTCGCGGAGCAGATCACCGCCAACCTCCGGAAGAAGCACGCCGCCCTGCGCGGCGCCTCCTTCCCTTTGACTCTCCCCCTCTCAGGAGAAGAAGAAACCCCATCCCCCCAAACACCTTTCCCCCTCGACGTTTCGGTCCCCCTGCGTTTCCGCCCCGCCGGGAAGGTACACCGTGTCACAGGTCGGTTCTCTCCCCGAGACACCTTCCTCATCAAGGGATGGGAGGGCACGTTTCTTTTGGAGGGCCCGACGGAACTGCTGCAGCTGGCCCTGGACGCGGGTCTGGGGGCCAAGAACTCCAGCGGCTGGGGTTGCGTGGAGCTTGCGGAGGAGGTGAACGCCTGA
- a CDS encoding zinc ribbon domain-containing protein, producing the protein MAEKFSFARNSSDLSTDQGFQFEFVCDRCGTAVRSSFQTSALGMASGVLDAASSLLGGLFSSAADVGDRVRSAAWKRAHDAAFQEACREVQGEFVQCPRCQAWVCRSGCWNERKGLCKSCAPDLGVEMAAAQSSKAVEEVWAHAQMAEEDKHLSEEEWREGIRATCPSCGAALPRKVRFCPQCGGKISQARHCTQCGGKLDPADRFCPSCGAVAQTPEA; encoded by the coding sequence ATGGCCGAGAAGTTTTCCTTTGCCCGAAACAGCAGCGACCTGAGCACCGACCAGGGGTTCCAGTTCGAGTTCGTTTGCGACCGGTGCGGCACCGCCGTGCGCTCGTCCTTCCAGACCAGCGCCCTGGGGATGGCTTCGGGGGTGCTGGACGCGGCGTCCAGTCTCTTGGGGGGGCTTTTCTCCAGCGCCGCGGACGTGGGAGACCGGGTGCGCTCCGCCGCCTGGAAGCGGGCCCACGACGCGGCCTTTCAGGAGGCCTGTCGCGAGGTGCAGGGGGAGTTCGTCCAGTGCCCCCGCTGCCAGGCCTGGGTCTGCCGCTCCGGCTGCTGGAACGAGCGGAAGGGGCTGTGCAAGAGCTGCGCCCCCGATCTGGGGGTGGAGATGGCGGCGGCCCAGTCCAGCAAGGCGGTGGAGGAGGTCTGGGCCCACGCCCAGATGGCGGAGGAGGACAAGCACCTCTCCGAGGAGGAGTGGCGGGAGGGCATCCGCGCCACCTGTCCGTCCTGCGGGGCGGCCCTGCCCCGGAAGGTGAGGTTCTGCCCCCAGTGCGGAGGCAAGATCTCCCAGGCCCGACACTGCACCCAGTGCGGCGGCAAGCTGGACCCGGCGGACCGGTTCTGTCCGTCCTGCGGAGCCGTGGCCCAGACGCCGGAGGCCTAG
- a CDS encoding peptidylprolyl isomerase, giving the protein MRLLLPFLALTFFLLPLGAEADAKPNPTATFETSLGKFTVELFADKAPKTAKNFETLAKKGFYDGVIFHRVIDKFMIQGGDPTGTGTGGPGYTIPDEFGPGLKHDAPGILSMANAGPNTGGSQFFITLVPTPWLDGHHAIFGKVVSGMDVVKKIGKTKTDGSDRPVTPVTIKKVVVK; this is encoded by the coding sequence ATGAGACTGCTGCTTCCCTTTCTTGCCCTGACCTTCTTTCTGCTGCCTCTTGGGGCGGAGGCGGATGCCAAGCCTAACCCCACCGCCACCTTCGAGACCTCCCTGGGGAAGTTCACCGTGGAGCTTTTCGCCGACAAGGCCCCCAAGACGGCGAAGAACTTCGAGACCCTGGCGAAGAAGGGCTTCTACGACGGGGTGATCTTCCACCGGGTCATCGACAAGTTCATGATCCAGGGCGGGGACCCTACGGGCACGGGCACCGGCGGCCCGGGGTACACCATCCCCGACGAGTTCGGCCCCGGGCTGAAGCACGACGCCCCGGGGATCCTCTCCATGGCCAACGCGGGTCCCAACACCGGGGGCTCCCAATTTTTCATCACCCTGGTGCCCACTCCCTGGCTGGACGGGCACCACGCCATCTTCGGCAAGGTGGTCTCGGGGATGGACGTGGTGAAGAAGATCGGCAAAACGAAGACCGACGGCTCCGACCGTCCCGTCACCCCCGTGACCATCAAGAAGGTCGTGGTGAAGTAG
- a CDS encoding GyrI-like domain-containing protein, whose protein sequence is MEYHVEVRAQDPVRVARSRFVTSMAEVCQDMGRGYRELWQSLERGKVQVTGDYALAVYPDPAFDPHRFTVEVAFEVGPDATAGEGFEVAELPGGLFAVLLHVGPYESLGGAYEAILGWVPAQGYRFAGPMRDKYLNDPDRVPPEELRTEIQVPVERA, encoded by the coding sequence ATGGAGTACCACGTGGAGGTCCGTGCGCAGGACCCGGTCCGGGTGGCCCGGTCCCGGTTCGTCACCAGCATGGCGGAGGTCTGTCAGGACATGGGCCGGGGCTACCGGGAGCTGTGGCAGAGCCTGGAGCGGGGGAAGGTGCAGGTGACGGGGGACTACGCCCTGGCGGTGTACCCGGATCCGGCCTTCGACCCCCACCGGTTCACCGTGGAGGTGGCCTTCGAGGTGGGGCCCGACGCGACGGCGGGGGAGGGGTTCGAGGTGGCGGAGCTTCCCGGGGGGCTCTTCGCGGTGCTGCTCCACGTGGGGCCCTACGAATCCCTCGGGGGAGCCTACGAGGCGATCCTGGGCTGGGTGCCCGCCCAGGGCTACCGGTTCGCTGGCCCCATGCGGGACAAGTACCTGAACGACCCGGATCGGGTGCCTCCCGAGGAGCTGCGAACGGAGATCCAGGTTCCGGTGGAACGAGCGTAA
- a CDS encoding MFS transporter, with protein sequence MSEPALDTSAPPRSPLLRPFAPHVPLILYGLLVTAYFFSNFFRISAAVLLPRLAVELGMTAAATGFISSLFFYTYGAVQPLCGALNDRFGPLKVGGIGMGICALGVGLFLVADTPFLLGTARLLTGLGVAPIFSGVLVHQANALPRERYAAFTGITVAVGNLGAVVSVAPLGTALDAWGRGPVFAALTLVSLALGGFFFLTRRDDPVVLHHQRQDASAPVPLLEGLTLGFRILARSRSIRVATLIWASLVGALLSLQGLWGVAWFETAYGCSPAQARFWATLLGVGMMAGTLWGGRVAARGGGRVGVFARTCAAVGGTWVLFWACMALRLPLWVSGVAGGLIGVTTGVAVILCNAALNDLVGRERIGSLLGTANLTVFVSVILCQWGTGAVLGLLPGARPGLYHPGGFLLSYGVLIGLLFLCFLPLRTVRSFKDETV encoded by the coding sequence ATGAGCGAACCGGCCCTGGACACCTCCGCCCCGCCCCGAAGCCCCCTGCTGCGTCCCTTCGCCCCCCACGTCCCCCTGATCCTCTACGGCCTCCTGGTGACGGCCTACTTCTTCTCCAACTTCTTCCGCATCTCCGCGGCGGTGCTGCTGCCCCGCCTGGCGGTGGAGCTGGGCATGACCGCCGCCGCCACGGGCTTCATCTCCAGCCTCTTCTTCTACACCTACGGGGCGGTGCAGCCCCTGTGCGGCGCCCTGAACGACCGGTTCGGCCCCCTGAAGGTGGGAGGGATCGGCATGGGCATCTGCGCCCTGGGAGTGGGGCTCTTCCTGGTGGCGGACACCCCCTTCCTCCTGGGCACCGCCCGGCTCCTCACGGGACTGGGGGTGGCGCCCATCTTCTCCGGGGTCCTGGTGCACCAGGCCAACGCCCTCCCCCGGGAGCGCTACGCCGCCTTCACGGGCATCACCGTAGCGGTGGGCAATCTGGGGGCGGTGGTCTCCGTGGCCCCCCTGGGGACCGCCCTGGACGCCTGGGGACGGGGGCCCGTGTTCGCCGCCCTCACCCTGGTGAGCCTGGCCCTGGGGGGCTTCTTCTTCCTGACACGCCGGGACGACCCGGTGGTGCTGCACCACCAGAGGCAGGACGCCTCCGCCCCGGTCCCCCTCCTGGAGGGGCTCACCCTGGGCTTCCGGATCCTGGCCCGATCCCGGAGCATCCGGGTGGCCACCCTCATCTGGGCTTCCCTGGTGGGGGCACTGCTCTCCCTCCAGGGCCTCTGGGGTGTGGCCTGGTTCGAGACCGCCTACGGCTGTTCCCCCGCCCAGGCCCGCTTCTGGGCCACCCTCCTGGGGGTGGGCATGATGGCGGGGACCCTGTGGGGGGGCCGGGTGGCTGCCCGAGGGGGCGGACGGGTGGGGGTCTTCGCCCGCACCTGCGCCGCCGTGGGGGGCACCTGGGTGCTCTTCTGGGCCTGCATGGCCCTGCGCCTGCCCCTGTGGGTCTCCGGGGTCGCGGGGGGGCTCATCGGCGTGACCACCGGCGTGGCGGTGATCCTCTGCAACGCCGCCCTGAACGACCTGGTGGGACGGGAGCGCATCGGCTCCCTCCTGGGGACGGCGAACCTGACGGTCTTCGTCTCGGTGATCCTGTGCCAGTGGGGCACCGGGGCCGTCCTGGGGCTTCTGCCCGGGGCAAGGCCGGGGCTGTACCATCCCGGAGGATTCCTGCTCTCCTACGGGGTGCTCATCGGCCTTCTGTTCCTATGCTTCCTCCCCCTGCGGACCGTCCGGTCCTTCAAGGACGAGACGGTCTGA